attttctattaaaaggctatcaaatgtgttttcaaaTCTGGAAAATcgtaagaacaaaaaactggTCTTAAAAATAGTTCCTAAATAGGctctaaattttcctaaaaagCAATCCTTGAGGAGAAAACagtatatttattaaatagaacaaCAAAGAACCCAGTATATCATGCATCCAAGGAACGCACAAGCAATACACCATCTTCTGATTCCTCATTACCTGGAACAACTTCAACTATGTGTCGATTCTTAGCCGCTTCATCCCAGAACTGACGGAACCTTGCTGTCTGCAGATGAATAAGTAATTATTTACTGTTGAAATGCATGGATGAGTATGACAATACAAGTCAGACAATACAGAAACGACATACCTCCAAATAATGTGAGAGAACAATCAAAGTCTTGAACTGTTCCTCCATTTGCTGAGAATCAAGGggaaaaaatgtttaaataacAATACCCATAGGCTCTAAAAGCaactcaaagatttgagaaaaGAACATTCTATTAGATGATTGAAAAACTCATTCTTTTGCCATCTTCCAGGAAATCTGAATTCCTTAGAGAATATTTTTCCACAGTATGAGTGTCTTCGCCAATATCCATTGCGAACTATGACAATATGAGTCAATGATGAGGGATAACGAGCTTGGATTTGAAAATGAAGGTGGATAGATGAACTCAGACTCACAGCTAGAACTGTGATTTCCTCCTTTACCAATGATATACCATCACCAGGGGCATACAAAAGTAGAAAAGAGACACTTTGATTCCAAGTAAAGTCTATCATGAGGTTAGACAATAGGAGTGCAGTAGATTGTCTCACACAAAATGAATAACTCCATCAGaggttttttcttttgggtaaTGAAAATACAATTAGCACATAACAGAAAGGGGGAAGTAGACAATAAGGACTTCCTGCATGGTGGACAGGAGATTAGAGTAGCATCACCACATTGAGTCAAGAATGACTTGTCCATACTTATTTTCCCAACAAAAAGTCAGGCAGACTGGCTGCAAAATTCATGCAAAAGTTCAAGTAGCTGTGAAGACCAACAATCCAGACAAGAGTCTCATCAATAATGTGCCACCAGCACCATCCCAGGCTAGGTCTCTAGAAGAGATACCACCATGTGCATTACACGGCACTCAACTATGGAATCCCATTgccataaaatatgaaaattctaCTCCTTTCATTGAGAGTAATTGTGAATTTCTAGTAAGATCTATGAATTATTATTCTAAGCATTGACCTAATTACtgcaaaaataaagaaacagaAATCATACCACTCGTTCTGGAATTAAAAAGAGACAAAGGCTGAAATCTGGAGCTGGCATTGCCATAAGGGCCTGCTCACAAGGCAAAAAGGGAAACAAAATTCACATTCTACACCAAATAAGCTGAAAAGACAATTTCGAAATGTCTAAGCAAGAGCATATCAGACCTTCACCAAAATCCGAGCAACGATTTGGGTACTCATTCGCTCTGGCTCAAACTggggaaaaagcaaaaaaaatatatcatgtcAATAGTCTGAGgatttttacccttttttttttcccgatAATCAGAGTATTTTACTCAATAACACTATTAATTAGTAAAACCATACAGAAAATATTGTGTCCATGAAAGAGAACATCTGACACCGATTTCTCATGGGTGTGTAGACTTACTTGGTAGAGGCGAAGAAGGCAAAGATTTGCATCCAAGGAGTATGTTTGTGAAGACACCTGACAAGCACACCATCcatttttgagaaagaaaatataaatattgatcACCTTTCTTCTTAGTCAACTTCACATTACGACATACAGAAATAGGCATTACAACAAACACCCATAAATTATCGTAAACCAAGAAAGCCGAGGTCATACCATTAGAAATCTCACTGTCACCGTTTGGCAGTGGAGaaattcaggaaaaaaaaattaaaagaagaaaaagaaaagttagtGAGCTAGACCTGCTCGTTGACGAAGTTTTCAAGATCGGGAAGGATATCGGGATTGTAGGGATTGAGAGCGAGTAGTTGCTCCACCGTGTACTGCTGCTGCGGCTGCTGTTTGGGAATTCCCATTCTTGAACTGCTGTCTCCTCCCTGGTTTCTGATCGATGGCAATGTCCAACCCTAATTCTTACCAATGGAAGCCGGTTTTAGGGCTAACCAGCAACCATGAACCTGACGAAAATACTATTTTACCCCTCTCCTTTTTtcagggagaattatgttttggggtagACGGgtcccaaattaacaaaaggtccatataactcttcaaattgagttgaaggatatgaaatagtaacggacaaatataccctttaagaacacatataaaatattttataaaattaagttaaataattttttttttcaaaaatactaaattaaataaaagtagttttcaaaaatattaaattaaataaaatttttttcaaaaatattaaattaaattaaagtatttaaaaaaatattaaattaaatatttttttaaatattaaattaaataaatttatttttaaaaaatattaaattaaataaaagtattttaaaaaatattaaattacataaaagtatttttaaaaaatattaaattaaatcaaaaatattaaattaaataaaagtatttttcagaaatattatttttttttctcaaaatcaacaagggCATTTTtagaaatactgaaggatgatatccttcaactcaatttccatactttcatcgGGTCTTggactcaatttgaagagttatatggaccttttgttaattgggaggcccatctacccccaaaacataattctccctttttttttattgttattcaaATATTGGTTGCATTGTGTATGAAAAtctaataacaaaaatattattatcaaattattataattattttaaattgacgTAAAGAAATATGCGATTATGGTAAGACGCTTACAAATTAAtcatataatttcaaaaaaattataacatgtTAACATTATCTTCTATTTaagtataaaatcaaaataatcaaataaaaaatctattacTCTATTAATACATGtctttatctttttccttttttattttttagatcattttaatttaatttttaagattataaTAAGGAGAGTTAAATTTCAACATAAAACTTTTGGTCGCAAATTtaatctatgttttttttttggtcgcaaattatttaaatatagatatagaaacttttgttttatactTCGCCAATCCAAACAAGGCCACGACTAGTAGTAGGACGAGGAAGGATTTGGAAGGAGATTATTAGTTTCTGCAGATGATGCCCGGCTTACTACAGAGGGATGGAT
Above is a window of Vitis vinifera cultivar Pinot Noir 40024 chromosome 11, ASM3070453v1 DNA encoding:
- the LOC100259495 gene encoding eukaryotic translation initiation factor 3 subunit K, translated to MGIPKQQPQQQYTVEQLLALNPYNPDILPDLENFVNEQVSSQTYSLDANLCLLRLYQFEPERMSTQIVARILVKALMAMPAPDFSLCLFLIPERVQMEEQFKTLIVLSHYLETARFRQFWDEAAKNRHIVEVVPGFEQAIQAYAIHVLSLTYQKVPRTVLAEAINIEGLSLDKFLEHQVANCGWVLEKSQGKGQLIVLPPNEFNHPELKKNAADSIPLEHITRIFPILG